In Neisseria animalis, a single window of DNA contains:
- the msbA gene encoding lipid A export permease/ATP-binding protein MsbA: protein MIEKLTFGLFSKEDTKSFMRLMNYVKPYKARIIWALLAIVGVAATESYLAAFIAPLVNQGFAVPTAAPELSQATGIIATLQNWKAQFTHLIWGTENKVWIVPLFFISLIIIRGICRFTSTYLMTWVSVMAISHVRRDMFGKMLLLSSDFHQKNPSGTVLMNIVQMADSSINNASNVFITLTRDSMIVIGLVCVLLYLNWQLSLIVALMFPLLSLLSRYYRNRLKGIISSAQQSIGTLNNVVNETHQGHRVIKLFGGQPQAAERFAKVNGTLVRLGKKITQATAARSPISELIASGALAIVIFVALWQSQKGYTTIGEFMAFIVAMLQMLGPIKNLANISIPMQTMFLASDAVCGFLDEQPEKNTGTKTLGNITGRLQFEHVDVRYQEEHRKALDNFNLDIRAGEKVALVGRSGSGKTTAVNLLPRFVEPSAGKILIDGTDIADVELSNLRSQFALVSQDVFLFDDTLLENVRYSRPEASEEEVLAALKAANLQDLVANSPQGLHQHIGANGSQLSGGQRQRVSIARAILKDAPILLLDEATSALDNESERLVQQALERLMHGRTSIIVAHRLSTIEEADRIIVMDDGKIIEEGTHAELLAQNGYYAALSHIPKQEGK, encoded by the coding sequence ATGATAGAAAAACTCACCTTCGGACTTTTCAGCAAAGAAGACACCAAAAGCTTTATGCGGCTGATGAATTACGTCAAACCGTATAAAGCCCGTATTATTTGGGCATTACTGGCCATCGTCGGCGTTGCCGCCACCGAAAGCTATCTGGCGGCTTTTATCGCCCCCTTGGTCAACCAAGGATTTGCCGTCCCCACCGCAGCCCCCGAGCTGAGCCAAGCCACCGGCATCATCGCCACCCTGCAAAACTGGAAAGCGCAATTTACCCACCTGATTTGGGGAACGGAAAACAAAGTCTGGATTGTCCCGCTGTTTTTCATTTCCCTGATTATTATCCGCGGCATCTGCCGCTTCACCAGCACCTATCTGATGACCTGGGTTTCCGTCATGGCCATCAGCCATGTACGCCGAGACATGTTCGGCAAAATGCTGCTGCTCTCCTCCGACTTCCACCAAAAAAACCCCTCCGGCACCGTATTGATGAACATCGTGCAGATGGCCGACAGCTCAATCAACAACGCCAGCAACGTTTTCATCACCCTTACCCGCGACTCCATGATCGTTATCGGCTTAGTATGCGTACTGCTGTATCTCAACTGGCAGCTCAGCCTGATTGTCGCCCTGATGTTCCCTCTGCTGTCATTGCTCTCACGCTATTACCGCAACCGCTTGAAAGGCATCATCTCCAGCGCACAACAAAGCATCGGCACATTAAACAACGTAGTAAACGAAACCCACCAAGGCCACCGCGTCATCAAACTGTTCGGCGGGCAGCCCCAAGCGGCCGAACGCTTTGCCAAAGTAAACGGCACTTTGGTACGCCTCGGAAAAAAAATCACCCAAGCCACCGCAGCCCGTTCCCCCATCAGCGAACTGATCGCCTCCGGCGCACTCGCCATCGTCATCTTCGTCGCACTCTGGCAAAGTCAGAAAGGCTACACCACCATCGGCGAATTTATGGCCTTTATCGTCGCCATGCTGCAAATGCTCGGCCCGATTAAAAACCTCGCCAACATCAGCATTCCCATGCAGACCATGTTTCTCGCATCCGATGCCGTGTGCGGTTTTTTAGACGAGCAACCCGAAAAAAATACCGGCACAAAAACCCTCGGCAACATTACAGGCCGTCTGCAATTTGAACACGTCGATGTCCGCTACCAAGAAGAACACCGCAAAGCCCTCGACAACTTCAATTTAGACATCCGCGCAGGTGAAAAAGTAGCCTTGGTCGGACGCTCCGGCAGCGGCAAAACCACCGCCGTCAACCTGCTGCCCCGCTTTGTCGAACCCAGTGCCGGCAAAATTCTGATAGACGGCACCGACATAGCAGATGTCGAATTGAGCAACCTCCGCTCCCAATTCGCCCTTGTTTCCCAAGATGTCTTCCTCTTTGACGACACCCTGCTTGAAAACGTACGCTACAGCCGCCCCGAGGCAAGCGAAGAAGAAGTACTCGCCGCACTCAAAGCTGCTAATCTGCAAGACTTGGTCGCCAACTCCCCGCAAGGGCTGCACCAGCACATCGGTGCCAACGGCAGCCAACTTTCAGGCGGCCAACGCCAGCGCGTCTCCATCGCACGAGCCATTCTCAAAGACGCACCGATACTGCTGCTCGACGAAGCCACCAGCGCACTCGACAACGAATCCGAACGCCTCGTCCAACAAGCCCTTGAGCGTCTGATGCACGGTCGCACCAGCATCATCGTCGCCCACCGCTTGAGCACCATCGAAGAAGCCGACCGTATTATCGTGATGGACGACGGTAAAATCATCGAAGAAGGCACACACGCCGAACTCTTGGCACAAAACGGCTACTACGCCGCATTGAGCCATATACCGAAACAAGAAGGCAAATAA
- a CDS encoding OmpA family protein, translating to MSDNNDHKEQRLGLWIAGGAAGIATAVTLFLSVWGWETGKIEGSPDYGKAAVAEIADGNAAENGSEATVEETEVMYEGSADADSMGTADAEGADTAADGMDTAVSQDESGAAADGSAVVVENGIVKFYFASGKSDLAAGAQEALQDVIAGVKEGKKAVVSGFHDTTGNQAQNEELSKQRAFAVKNALMGLGVAEEQIELRKPENSEGSGDNAEARRVEVVLE from the coding sequence ATGTCTGACAACAACGATCACAAAGAACAACGCTTGGGTTTGTGGATTGCCGGCGGTGCGGCAGGTATTGCAACGGCGGTAACGCTGTTTCTGTCGGTATGGGGCTGGGAAACGGGCAAGATTGAAGGTTCGCCCGATTACGGCAAAGCGGCGGTTGCTGAAATAGCAGACGGCAATGCGGCGGAGAACGGCTCCGAGGCAACAGTTGAGGAAACCGAAGTGATGTACGAGGGATCTGCTGATGCCGATTCAATGGGAACCGCCGATGCCGAAGGTGCGGATACTGCTGCCGATGGTATGGATACTGCCGTTTCTCAAGATGAGAGCGGAGCAGCTGCCGACGGTTCTGCCGTGGTGGTGGAAAACGGTATCGTGAAATTCTATTTTGCCAGCGGAAAATCCGATTTGGCGGCTGGCGCGCAGGAAGCCTTGCAAGACGTGATTGCCGGCGTGAAAGAGGGTAAAAAAGCAGTTGTATCCGGTTTCCATGATACGACCGGTAATCAGGCGCAAAACGAAGAGTTGTCCAAACAGCGCGCGTTTGCGGTGAAGAATGCTTTGATGGGCTTGGGCGTAGCGGAAGAGCAAATCGAGTTGCGTAAGCCTGAAAACAGCGAAGGCAGCGGCGACAATGCCGAAGCCCGTCGTGTGGAAGTAGTGCTGGAGTAA
- the glyQ gene encoding glycine--tRNA ligase subunit alpha: protein MLTFQQIIFKLQTFWAERGCTLIQPFDMEVGAGTSHPATCLRALGPEPWYAAYVQPSRRPKDGRYGDNPNRLQHYYQFQVALKPAPADIQDLYLDSLRELGIDPKVHDIRFVEDDWENPTLGAWGLGWEVWLNGMEVTQFTYFQQVGGIDCSPVLGEITYGIERLAMYLQGVENVYDLVWSHTPDGQAVSYGDVYHQNEVEQSTYNFEYSDAEWLLRQFNDYEAQAKRLLEIEDASLALPAYELVLKAGHTFNLLDARGAISVTERATYIGRIRTLSRAVAQKFVESREKLGFPLIKNQAA from the coding sequence ATGCTGACTTTCCAACAAATCATCTTCAAACTGCAAACCTTCTGGGCCGAACGCGGCTGCACCCTGATTCAACCTTTCGACATGGAAGTCGGCGCGGGCACTTCGCACCCCGCCACCTGCCTGCGCGCACTCGGCCCCGAGCCGTGGTATGCCGCCTATGTGCAGCCCAGCCGCCGCCCGAAAGACGGCCGCTACGGTGACAACCCCAACCGCCTGCAACACTACTACCAATTCCAAGTCGCCCTCAAACCCGCGCCCGCAGATATTCAGGATTTGTATCTCGACAGTCTGCGCGAATTGGGAATCGACCCGAAAGTGCACGACATCCGTTTTGTGGAAGACGACTGGGAAAACCCCACCCTCGGCGCTTGGGGCTTGGGCTGGGAAGTGTGGCTCAACGGCATGGAAGTGACCCAGTTTACCTATTTCCAGCAGGTCGGCGGCATCGACTGTTCGCCCGTGCTCGGCGAAATTACCTACGGCATCGAACGCCTCGCGATGTATCTTCAAGGCGTTGAAAACGTTTACGATTTGGTATGGTCTCACACGCCCGACGGCCAGGCCGTCAGCTACGGCGACGTGTATCACCAAAACGAAGTGGAACAATCCACCTACAATTTCGAATACAGCGATGCCGAATGGCTGCTGCGCCAGTTCAACGACTACGAAGCCCAAGCCAAACGCCTGCTGGAAATCGAAGATGCCTCCCTCGCCCTTCCCGCCTACGAATTGGTACTGAAAGCAGGCCACACCTTCAACCTGCTCGACGCGCGCGGCGCGATTTCCGTTACCGAACGCGCCACCTACATCGGCCGCATCCGCACCTTAAGCCGTGCCGTAGCGCAGAAATTTGTAGAAAGCCGCGAAAAATTAGGCTTCCCGCTGATTAAAAACCAAGCAGCCTAA
- a CDS encoding 7-carboxy-7-deazaguanine synthase QueE — protein MTEIRPENPRYRLVEMFESLQGEGYNTGMRAVFLRLGKCNLACGWCDTDYLTFEMTGLSDILGRLKQYTARTVIITGGEPTIQPHLDILLDTLKAQGYYLCIETNGLNPAPPQIDFVAASPKACYAGKYTKQYIETADEVRIVADGDVTAFAEEMERKIRARHYYLSPCEQNGEMNIYDTIRQIGLLNSRPNAPVHWSLSLQTHKLAGIE, from the coding sequence ATGACTGAAATCCGTCCGGAAAATCCGCGATACCGCCTGGTCGAAATGTTCGAAAGCCTGCAAGGAGAGGGTTACAACACGGGCATGAGAGCCGTTTTCCTGCGCTTGGGCAAATGCAATCTTGCCTGCGGGTGGTGCGATACGGATTATTTAACATTCGAGATGACCGGCCTGAGCGATATCTTAGGCCGTCTGAAACAATATACTGCCCGAACCGTTATCATTACCGGGGGCGAACCGACCATCCAGCCGCATCTGGATATTCTGCTGGATACGCTTAAAGCACAAGGTTATTACCTTTGCATCGAAACCAACGGCCTCAACCCTGCGCCGCCGCAAATCGATTTTGTCGCCGCCAGTCCGAAAGCCTGCTATGCCGGAAAATATACCAAACAATATATCGAAACCGCAGATGAAGTACGGATTGTCGCCGACGGCGATGTGACTGCGTTTGCCGAAGAAATGGAGCGCAAAATCCGTGCCCGTCATTATTATCTGTCGCCTTGCGAGCAAAACGGTGAAATGAATATTTACGACACCATCCGCCAAATCGGCCTGCTCAACAGCCGCCCGAATGCCCCCGTGCATTGGTCGCTGAGTTTGCAGACGCATAAGCTGGCCGGAATAGAATAG